Proteins encoded within one genomic window of Dyadobacter chenhuakuii:
- a CDS encoding T9SS type B sorting domain-containing protein gives MLFATFNAHATHFRAGEITARRISSLTYEIRLSAYFDVSDRGRQAAESANDINFYFGSEGPRKVDRIRATIRNIGNNTTFNEYVTIFTFPAAGTYEISAEMDNRNANTLNLRDGVQTDGINFYVHTTLEINTAIGTNQTPILLNAPIDLAAVGQRYIHNPNAFDADGDSLSFKLFTPQSGDGRGNGLNIPYKDPNMVTPPGRTEAGGSPATFSIDAITGDLVWDAPVTKGQYNVAFVVEEWRDGVRIGQIVRDMQILVEDARNARPTIDPLPVICVEAGTRINQQIKAVDKDGNPLILTSTGGVYQGSLIKPALASFNVPGQNTAGQVTGQFVWQTGCDHIRLEPYDVLFKVEDAPSPGTNPSLFRKLVDMTTLSIKVYGPKPLGLRAVAATDPAGTAYRLNWTSYKCPVPGAKIVIYRREGCSDIPVQPCLTGIPAGSGYEEVGRVAVDQTTFLDNNNGEGLRAGISYSYRIVVEFPRPGTNINEPGSLVGGGESIASDEFCLNLPMLAPVITNVTVDSTSETKGVITVKWTKPAASSGLPAQYRLFRAVGQNGTAFTQIATINTNLTPGAADTIFVDRNLNTLANAYNYKLEYYATQGGQLVKMDDIKTASSVRLEQGAAEPNRIRLNWSALVPWENGNQTHRVYREDKRRPGTFNRIADVTVQGPQTFTFTDDGSDKYAADGTVNTTIVSDSTYCYKVETVGSYNNRQIKPALLYNFSQILCVSSSDTTKPCPPVLAIDLLNCDSLQAHPEAFCSPTGLTNHLSWTYPQSVNGKDCDPNVSAYRIYYARYEGDAPTLIATVTTPPSPLATTFAHEGLTSFAGCYYVTAVNRFGAESAPSNIVCKDNCPMYVLPNVFTPNADGKNDVFEPYECPAFVQSLEFKAFNRWGAQVFTTKDVNINWNGKTNGGKDLAAGQYYYEVTIFFESSKRESTPTTLKGWVQIIR, from the coding sequence TTGCTATTTGCCACTTTCAATGCGCATGCGACGCACTTCCGGGCGGGAGAGATTACAGCCAGAAGGATCTCGTCACTCACTTACGAAATACGCCTGTCAGCTTATTTTGACGTTTCTGACCGTGGAAGGCAAGCCGCGGAATCGGCCAATGACATCAATTTCTATTTCGGAAGCGAAGGCCCCAGAAAAGTGGACCGGATCAGGGCTACAATACGCAACATTGGAAATAACACCACTTTCAATGAGTATGTTACCATATTCACATTCCCCGCTGCCGGAACCTACGAGATCTCGGCGGAAATGGATAACAGAAACGCTAACACCCTTAATTTAAGAGATGGCGTGCAGACCGACGGAATTAATTTCTACGTGCATACAACACTGGAAATCAACACCGCCATCGGCACAAACCAAACACCGATTCTGTTAAATGCACCCATTGACCTTGCGGCAGTAGGGCAGCGATATATTCATAATCCCAATGCATTTGATGCCGACGGGGACAGCTTGTCTTTCAAATTATTCACTCCCCAAAGCGGCGACGGAAGAGGAAACGGCCTGAACATTCCTTACAAAGACCCCAATATGGTAACCCCTCCGGGCAGAACGGAAGCCGGGGGTTCTCCTGCCACATTCAGTATCGATGCCATAACGGGCGATCTGGTCTGGGATGCGCCCGTGACCAAAGGCCAGTATAATGTTGCTTTCGTGGTGGAGGAATGGCGCGATGGGGTGCGGATCGGCCAGATTGTGCGCGATATGCAGATCCTGGTGGAAGATGCCCGCAATGCAAGACCGACCATTGATCCCCTTCCTGTGATTTGCGTGGAGGCGGGAACACGAATTAATCAGCAGATAAAAGCAGTTGACAAAGACGGGAACCCGTTGATTCTGACCAGTACAGGAGGTGTATACCAGGGTTCTCTGATCAAACCGGCATTGGCTTCGTTTAATGTGCCGGGACAAAATACGGCTGGTCAGGTGACCGGGCAATTTGTGTGGCAGACCGGCTGCGATCACATTCGATTGGAGCCTTATGACGTGCTTTTCAAAGTGGAGGACGCGCCATCCCCCGGAACGAATCCGAGCCTTTTCCGCAAGCTGGTGGATATGACCACGCTCAGCATTAAAGTTTACGGACCGAAACCGCTCGGACTAAGAGCTGTAGCAGCCACAGACCCGGCCGGAACTGCTTACCGGCTCAACTGGACTTCCTATAAATGCCCGGTTCCAGGTGCAAAGATCGTTATTTACAGGCGGGAAGGATGTTCGGATATTCCTGTTCAACCTTGTTTGACCGGCATTCCGGCGGGATCGGGTTATGAAGAAGTGGGCAGGGTTGCTGTGGATCAGACGACATTCCTGGACAACAACAATGGTGAAGGACTTCGTGCCGGCATATCTTACAGTTACAGGATCGTTGTTGAATTCCCCCGCCCGGGAACGAACATTAATGAGCCGGGCAGCTTGGTAGGCGGCGGAGAAAGCATTGCATCGGACGAGTTCTGCTTGAATTTGCCGATGCTGGCTCCCGTTATTACAAATGTTACTGTTGATTCTACCAGTGAAACAAAAGGGGTTATTACAGTAAAATGGACAAAACCTGCGGCTTCGTCCGGACTTCCTGCACAATATCGCCTGTTCAGGGCAGTAGGACAAAACGGAACGGCATTTACTCAGATCGCAACCATCAACACAAACCTCACCCCAGGCGCTGCTGACACCATTTTCGTGGACAGAAACCTGAACACATTGGCGAATGCCTATAACTACAAGCTCGAATATTACGCTACACAAGGCGGGCAGCTGGTTAAAATGGACGACATTAAAACAGCCAGTTCGGTAAGGTTGGAACAAGGTGCCGCTGAGCCTAACCGCATCCGTCTGAACTGGTCGGCGCTTGTTCCCTGGGAAAATGGCAACCAGACGCACCGGGTCTACCGCGAAGACAAAAGGCGGCCGGGAACATTCAACCGCATTGCTGATGTGACCGTGCAAGGTCCGCAAACGTTCACTTTTACAGACGATGGTTCGGATAAATATGCAGCAGATGGAACGGTTAACACCACCATTGTCAGTGATTCAACTTATTGTTACAAAGTGGAAACCGTTGGATCGTATAACAACAGGCAGATCAAACCTGCTTTGCTATACAACTTCTCACAGATCCTGTGTGTTTCTTCATCTGATACAACCAAGCCTTGTCCACCTGTTCTGGCCATAGATCTGCTGAATTGTGATTCGTTGCAAGCACATCCGGAAGCATTCTGCAGCCCAACCGGCCTGACCAATCACCTGTCCTGGACTTACCCGCAATCAGTGAATGGAAAAGACTGTGACCCGAACGTTTCGGCTTACCGCATTTACTATGCCCGCTACGAAGGCGATGCGCCCACATTGATCGCAACCGTTACCACGCCGCCATCGCCATTGGCAACCACATTTGCGCATGAGGGCCTTACTTCTTTTGCAGGATGTTACTATGTGACTGCCGTGAACCGGTTTGGTGCGGAAAGTGCCCCTAGCAACATTGTTTGCAAGGACAACTGCCCGATGTACGTGCTGCCCAATGTGTTTACGCCAAATGCAGATGGCAAAAACGATGTTTTTGAGCCTTACGAATGCCCGGCTTTTGTGCAGTCACTTGAATTCAAAGCATTCAACAGATGGGGTGCACAGGTGTTTACAACCAAGGACGTCAACATCAATTGGAATGGAAAAACCAATGGCGGAAAAGACCTCGCCGCAGGACAATATTATTATGAAGTAACCATCTTCTTTGAATCCTCAAAAAGAGAAAGCACGCCCACAACACTCAAAGGCTGGGTGCAGATCATCAGATAG
- a CDS encoding T9SS type B sorting domain-containing protein, which produces MRSALRLLLFSFFLILLGIGFEANATHIRAGEITAKRVSATSLTYEIKLTAYFDMQNGEGAANAQNFVQFYVGSNGPIEAPRILPIINIGNNTTQNVYIVRYTFPSAGKFRISFEEDNRNNGILNIGPPPTQNLNFYVSTILEINASFGLNQTPVLLNAPIDLAAVGQRYIHNPNAFDADGDSLAYRLYTPQRGTSNGAGVNLQYVNPNQIGAPGQTENGASPATFGINRLTGDLTWDAPVTKGYYNVAFVVEEWRDGVLIGEIVRDMQIIVEDARNDRPRAEPLPDICVEAGTLINQQIKATDKNGDKLNLTSTGGVYERTLVSPELARFTVPQQSGIGTITGQFTWQTSCNHIRLEPYDVLFKVEDAPGANTNPNLFRKLVDMTTLSIKVYGPKPLGLRAVATTDPAGTAYRLNWTSYKCQVAGARIVVYRREGCADIPEDVCITGIPAGSGYEEVGRVAVNQTTFLDNNNGEGLRAGISYSYRIVVEFPRPGTNVNEPGSLIGGGESIASDEFCLNLPMLAPVITNVTVDSTSETKGVITVKWTKPAASSGLPAQYRLFRAVGQNGTAFTQIATINTNLTPGAADTIFVDRNLNTLANAYNYKLEYYATQGGQLVKMDDIKTASSVRLEQGAAEPNRIRLNWSALVPWENGNQTHRVYREDKRRPGTFNRIADVTVQGPQTFTFTDDGSDKYAADGTINTTIVSDSTYCYKVETVGSYNNRQIKPALLYNFSQILCVSSSDTTKPCPPVLAIDLLNCDSLQAHPEAFCSPTGLTNHLSWTYPQSVNGKDCDPNVSAYRIYYARYEGDAPTLIATVTTPPSPLATTFAHEGLTSFAGCYYVTAVNRFGAESAPSNIVCKDNCPMYVLPNVFTPNADGKNDVFEPYECPAFVQSLEFKAFNRWGAQVFTTKDVNINWNGKTNGGKDLAAGQYYYEVTIFFESSKRESTPTTLKGWVQIIR; this is translated from the coding sequence ATGCGATCTGCTTTACGGTTATTATTATTCTCTTTTTTTCTGATTTTGCTGGGAATTGGCTTTGAGGCCAATGCGACACACATTCGCGCGGGCGAGATTACGGCAAAACGGGTTTCTGCAACTTCCCTGACTTACGAAATCAAACTAACGGCATATTTCGATATGCAAAACGGAGAAGGCGCTGCCAATGCGCAGAACTTCGTGCAGTTTTATGTGGGAAGCAACGGTCCGATAGAAGCGCCGCGGATTTTGCCCATCATCAACATTGGAAACAACACAACCCAGAACGTCTACATTGTCCGGTACACTTTTCCTTCGGCGGGGAAATTCAGGATATCATTTGAAGAAGACAACCGGAACAACGGCATCCTGAACATTGGTCCGCCGCCTACGCAAAATCTTAACTTTTACGTGAGCACCATTCTGGAAATCAACGCAAGTTTCGGTTTAAACCAGACGCCCGTGCTCCTTAATGCGCCCATTGACCTGGCTGCCGTAGGACAGCGTTATATTCACAACCCGAATGCATTTGACGCGGATGGCGACAGTCTTGCGTATCGCCTGTACACGCCGCAAAGAGGAACTTCCAATGGCGCAGGCGTTAATTTGCAATATGTTAACCCAAACCAGATCGGTGCTCCGGGACAAACTGAAAATGGTGCTTCCCCGGCAACTTTCGGCATTAACCGGCTTACGGGTGATTTAACCTGGGATGCCCCGGTTACAAAAGGATATTATAATGTTGCGTTTGTAGTGGAAGAATGGCGTGATGGCGTGCTTATAGGCGAGATCGTGCGCGATATGCAGATCATTGTGGAAGATGCCCGAAACGACCGGCCGCGCGCAGAACCGCTCCCGGATATTTGTGTGGAAGCCGGAACGCTTATCAACCAGCAAATCAAGGCGACGGATAAAAACGGCGATAAGCTGAACCTTACGTCTACCGGCGGTGTGTACGAAAGAACATTGGTAAGCCCGGAACTGGCCCGCTTTACAGTGCCGCAGCAATCGGGCATTGGCACCATTACCGGACAATTCACGTGGCAAACCTCGTGTAACCACATTCGTTTGGAGCCCTATGATGTATTATTTAAAGTAGAAGACGCGCCAGGGGCCAACACCAATCCGAATTTGTTCCGAAAACTGGTGGATATGACCACGCTTAGCATTAAAGTCTACGGCCCGAAACCGCTCGGACTGAGAGCCGTAGCAACAACAGACCCGGCCGGAACCGCTTATCGCCTCAACTGGACTTCCTATAAATGCCAGGTGGCAGGCGCCAGAATTGTTGTTTACAGAAGAGAGGGTTGCGCCGATATTCCGGAAGATGTTTGTATAACCGGCATTCCGGCGGGATCAGGCTATGAAGAAGTGGGCCGGGTTGCAGTGAACCAAACGACATTCTTGGACAACAACAATGGTGAAGGACTTCGGGCCGGCATTTCTTACAGTTACAGGATCGTTGTTGAATTCCCCCGTCCGGGAACCAATGTGAATGAGCCTGGAAGCCTGATCGGCGGCGGCGAAAGCATTGCATCTGATGAGTTCTGCCTGAATTTGCCGATGCTGGCTCCTGTTATTACAAATGTTACGGTTGATTCTACGAGTGAAACAAAAGGGGTTATTACAGTAAAATGGACAAAACCTGCGGCTTCATCCGGACTTCCTGCACAATATCGCCTGTTCAGGGCAGTAGGACAAAACGGAACGGCATTTACTCAGATCGCGACCATTAACACAAACCTTACCCCAGGCGCTGCTGACACGATTTTCGTGGACAGAAACCTGAACACATTGGCGAATGCCTATAACTATAAGCTCGAGTATTACGCTACACAAGGCGGACAGCTGGTTAAAATGGATGATATTAAAACAGCCAGTTCGGTAAGACTGGAACAAGGCGCTGCTGAGCCTAACCGCATCCGTCTGAACTGGTCGGCGCTGGTTCCCTGGGAGAATGGCAACCAGACGCACCGGGTTTACCGCGAAGACAAAAGGCGGCCCGGAACATTCAACCGCATTGCTGATGTGACCGTGCAAGGTCCGCAAACGTTCACTTTTACAGACGATGGTTCGGATAAATATGCAGCAGATGGGACTATTAACACCACCATCGTCAGTGATTCGACTTATTGTTACAAAGTGGAAACCGTTGGCTCATATAATAACAGGCAGATCAAACCTGCTTTGCTATACAACTTCTCACAGATCCTGTGTGTTTCCTCATCCGATACAACCAAGCCTTGTCCGCCTGTTCTGGCCATTGATCTGCTGAATTGTGATTCGTTGCAGGCACATCCGGAAGCATTCTGCAGCCCAACCGGCCTGACCAATCACCTATCCTGGACTTATCCGCAATCGGTGAATGGAAAAGACTGTGACCCGAATGTTTCGGCTTACCGCATTTACTATGCCCGCTACGAAGGCGATGCGCCCACATTGATCGCAACGGTAACCACGCCGCCATCGCCTTTGGCAACCACATTTGCGCATGAGGGCCTTACTTCCTTCGCAGGATGTTACTATGTGACCGCTGTGAACCGGTTTGGTGCCGAAAGTGCCCCCAGCAACATTGTATGCAAGGACAACTGCCCGATGTACGTGCTGCCCAATGTGTTTACCCCAAATGCAGACGGCAAAAATGATGTTTTTGAGCCTTACGAATGCCCGGCTTTTGTGCAGTCTCTTGAATTCAAAGCATTCAACAGATGGGGTGCACAGGTGTTTACCACCAAGGACGTCAACATTAATTGGAATGGAAAAACCAATGGCGGAAAAGACCTGGCTGCCGGACAATATTATTATGAAGTAACCATCTTCTTTGAATCCTCAAAAAGAGAAAGCACGCCCACAACACTCAAAGGCTGGGTGCAGATCATCAGATAG
- the fabD gene encoding ACP S-malonyltransferase, whose amino-acid sequence MKSAYIFPGQGSQFKGMGLDLYQSSDSAKTLFDQANSILGFEITKIMFEGSDEELKQTNVTQPAIFIHSVILAKISPDFTPNMVAGHSLGEFSALVAAGALSFEDGLKLVAKRADAMQKACEIRPSTMAAILGLADNIIEEVCAGITDEIVVPANYNCPGQVVISGTFEGVEKACELLKAAGAKRALILPVGGAFHSPLMEPAREELASAIHAAEFEAPICAIYQNVNAMPATEVNVIKENLISQLTAPVRWTQTIEQMVNDGAETFIECGPGKVLQGLVKKIASGVEIKSI is encoded by the coding sequence ATGAAAAGTGCATACATTTTCCCGGGACAGGGTTCTCAGTTCAAAGGAATGGGACTCGATCTATATCAATCGTCAGATTCGGCTAAAACACTATTTGATCAGGCCAATAGCATTCTTGGTTTTGAAATAACCAAAATCATGTTTGAAGGTTCTGACGAGGAGCTGAAACAAACGAATGTGACGCAGCCTGCCATCTTTATACATTCCGTGATCCTGGCGAAGATCAGCCCTGATTTTACTCCCAATATGGTGGCTGGCCATTCACTAGGCGAATTTTCCGCACTGGTTGCCGCAGGCGCACTGTCATTTGAAGATGGATTAAAACTGGTAGCAAAGCGGGCAGATGCCATGCAGAAAGCCTGTGAAATACGCCCTTCAACCATGGCGGCGATCCTGGGACTGGCAGATAACATTATCGAGGAGGTTTGTGCAGGCATTACCGACGAAATCGTAGTTCCGGCCAATTATAACTGTCCAGGACAAGTCGTGATCTCAGGCACTTTTGAAGGCGTTGAGAAAGCATGTGAGCTTTTGAAGGCGGCTGGGGCCAAAAGAGCATTGATTTTGCCAGTCGGCGGTGCATTTCACTCGCCTTTGATGGAGCCTGCGCGGGAAGAATTGGCCTCAGCCATCCACGCAGCAGAATTTGAAGCGCCTATTTGTGCGATTTATCAAAATGTAAATGCCATGCCGGCAACCGAAGTAAACGTCATTAAAGAAAACCTCATTTCACAGCTTACCGCACCCGTAAGATGGACGCAAACCATTGAGCAGATGGTAAATGACGGCGCAGAAACGTTTATCGAATGCGGTCCTGGAAAGGTGCTCCAAGGCCTTGTGAAGAAAATCGCATCGGGTGTTGAAATAAAAAGCATTTAA